In Streptomyces chartreusis NRRL 3882, the following are encoded in one genomic region:
- the pcrA gene encoding DNA helicase PcrA — MSSLFDDSFLADLQAQRGPADEPPPPPEDDHVPEPVPDDLFGGKFDVPPDRDAYYRDGAPRPVVDTAALLEGLNDNQRAAVVHSGSPLLIVAGAGSGKTRVLTHRIAHLLAERGVHPGQILAITFTNKAAGEMKERVEQLVGPRANAMWVMTFHSACVRILRRESKKLGFTSSFSIYDAADSKRLMALVCRDLDLDPKRFPPKSFSAKISNLKNELIDEEDFAAQASDGFEKTLAQAYAMYQSRLREANALDFDDLIMTTVNLLRAFPDVAEHYRRRFRHVLVDEYQDTNHAQYALVRELVGTSEHPVDVPPEAEIPPAELCVVGDADQSIYAFRGATIRNILQFEEDYPDATTILLEQNYRSTQTILSAANAVIERNESRRPKNLWTNAGTGAQITGYVADTEHDEAQFVADEIDRLTDAGEAKAGDVAVFYRTNAQSRVFEEVFIRVGLPYKVVGGVRFYERKEVRDVLAYLRVLANPEDSVPLRRILNVPKRGIGDRAEAMIGALAQREKISFPQALKRVDEAYGMAARSTNAVKRFNTLMEDLRTIVESGAGPATVLEAVLERTGYLAELQASTDPQDETRIENLQELAAVAMEFEQERGEEERGTLSDFLEQVALVADSDQIPDEEDGDGVITLMTLHTAKGLEFPVVFLTGMEDGVFPHMRALGQTKELEEERRLAYVGITRARERLYLTRSTLRSAWGQPSYNPPSRFLEEIPPAYVEWKRTGATAPASSGPVSGVAASLSSSRSRSSASGASGFATRRTSEKPVVSLAVGDRVTHDQFGLGTVVAVKGTGGNAEATIDFGDTKPKRLLLRYAPVEKL, encoded by the coding sequence ATGAGCAGCCTCTTTGACGACAGCTTCCTGGCGGACCTCCAGGCCCAGCGGGGCCCCGCGGACGAGCCCCCGCCGCCACCCGAGGACGATCACGTGCCGGAGCCGGTTCCGGACGATCTGTTCGGCGGGAAGTTCGACGTGCCCCCGGACAGGGACGCGTACTACCGCGACGGCGCCCCGCGCCCGGTGGTGGACACCGCCGCCCTCCTGGAGGGGCTGAACGACAACCAGCGCGCCGCCGTCGTGCACTCAGGTTCCCCGCTGCTCATCGTGGCCGGCGCCGGCTCCGGCAAGACCCGCGTGCTCACGCACCGCATCGCCCACCTGCTCGCCGAGCGGGGCGTGCACCCGGGCCAGATCCTCGCGATCACCTTCACCAACAAGGCCGCGGGCGAGATGAAGGAGCGCGTCGAGCAGCTCGTCGGCCCGCGGGCGAACGCGATGTGGGTGATGACCTTCCACAGCGCGTGTGTGCGCATCCTGCGGCGCGAGAGCAAGAAGCTCGGCTTCACGTCCTCCTTCTCGATCTACGACGCCGCCGACTCCAAGCGGCTGATGGCCCTGGTCTGCCGCGACCTGGACCTCGACCCCAAGCGCTTCCCGCCCAAGTCCTTCAGCGCCAAGATCAGCAACCTGAAGAACGAGCTGATCGACGAGGAGGACTTCGCAGCCCAGGCCTCCGACGGCTTCGAGAAGACCCTCGCCCAGGCCTACGCGATGTACCAGTCACGGCTGCGCGAGGCGAACGCCCTCGACTTCGACGACCTGATCATGACGACGGTCAACCTGCTGCGCGCCTTCCCCGACGTCGCCGAGCACTACCGCCGCCGCTTCCGGCACGTCCTGGTGGACGAGTACCAGGACACCAACCACGCGCAGTACGCCCTGGTCCGCGAGCTGGTCGGCACCTCCGAGCACCCTGTCGACGTGCCGCCCGAGGCCGAGATCCCGCCCGCCGAGCTGTGCGTCGTGGGTGACGCCGACCAGTCGATCTACGCCTTCCGCGGCGCGACGATCCGCAACATCCTCCAGTTCGAGGAGGACTACCCGGACGCGACGACGATCCTCCTGGAGCAGAACTACCGCTCCACCCAGACGATCCTCAGCGCGGCCAACGCGGTCATCGAGCGCAACGAGTCCCGGCGTCCCAAGAACCTCTGGACCAACGCGGGCACGGGCGCGCAGATCACCGGCTACGTCGCCGACACCGAGCACGACGAGGCGCAGTTCGTCGCCGACGAGATAGACCGGCTCACGGACGCCGGCGAGGCGAAGGCCGGCGACGTCGCCGTGTTCTACCGCACCAACGCCCAGTCCCGTGTCTTCGAAGAGGTCTTCATCCGCGTCGGCCTGCCCTACAAGGTCGTCGGCGGTGTCCGCTTCTACGAGCGCAAGGAGGTCCGGGACGTCCTGGCCTACCTGCGCGTGCTGGCCAACCCGGAGGACTCGGTGCCGCTGCGCCGGATCCTCAACGTCCCCAAGCGGGGCATCGGCGACCGCGCCGAGGCGATGATCGGCGCCCTCGCCCAGCGGGAGAAGATCAGCTTCCCGCAGGCGCTGAAGCGCGTCGACGAGGCGTACGGCATGGCCGCGCGCTCCACCAACGCCGTCAAGCGGTTCAACACGCTGATGGAGGATCTCCGCACGATCGTCGAGTCCGGCGCCGGACCGGCCACGGTGCTGGAGGCCGTCCTGGAACGCACCGGGTACCTCGCCGAGTTGCAGGCCTCCACCGACCCGCAGGACGAGACCCGGATCGAGAACCTCCAGGAACTCGCCGCCGTCGCCATGGAGTTCGAGCAGGAGCGCGGCGAAGAGGAGCGGGGCACGCTGTCCGACTTCCTCGAACAGGTCGCCCTGGTCGCCGACTCCGACCAGATCCCCGACGAGGAGGACGGCGACGGCGTCATCACGCTGATGACCCTGCACACCGCCAAGGGCCTGGAGTTCCCGGTCGTCTTCCTGACCGGCATGGAGGACGGCGTCTTCCCGCACATGCGCGCCCTCGGCCAGACGAAGGAGCTGGAGGAGGAGCGGCGCCTGGCGTACGTCGGCATCACGCGTGCGCGGGAGCGGCTGTATCTGACGCGGTCCACCCTGCGCAGCGCCTGGGGCCAGCCCTCGTACAACCCGCCCTCCCGCTTCCTGGAGGAGATCCCGCCGGCCTACGTGGAGTGGAAGCGGACGGGAGCCACCGCGCCCGCGTCCTCCGGCCCCGTCTCCGGGGTGGCGGCCTCGCTGTCGTCGTCCCGCTCGCGTTCGTCGGCGTCGGGCGCGTCCGGTTTCGCCACGCGCCGGACCTCCGAGAAGCCGGTCGTGTCGCTGGCGGTCGGGGACCGGGTCACACACGACCAGTTCGGGCTCGGGACCGTCGTCGCGGTGAAGGGCACCGGCGGGAACGCCGAGGCGACCATCGACTTCGGGGACACCAAGCCGAAGCGGCTGCTGCTGCGGTACGCGCCGGTGGAGAAGCTGTAG
- a CDS encoding C40 family peptidase encodes MASHRKSRPAGTRVAGIRTPALATAALTSVALLSQSANAAPEADDKPSLEEVEKKVDDLYRQAESATDKYNSAKEKTTKQRKRVDTLLDDVAKRTQKLNEAREELGSFAAAQYRTGASAPDTATFLLADTPQDYFDQTQLMNRMTGRQKVAVDDYVTQQSETMKKRQEATESLETLTETQGDLKTAKATVQRKLADARELLSKLTAEEKARLAAIEREKQQEAARKADELARQQAAQQKAQEEAAQQQDSGSASAGSGSSSSTAPADSSYATKAEKALAFARAQIGKPYVWGAVGPGSYDCSGLTQAAWKAAGVTLPRTTYDQVNAGTTVSLTDAQPGDLVFFYDDVTHVGIYIGNGMMIHAPKPGTYVREESIYYDGESAIHSVVRPA; translated from the coding sequence TTGGCGTCGCACCGCAAGTCGCGTCCCGCTGGTACGCGCGTCGCAGGCATACGGACCCCCGCCCTCGCAACGGCGGCCCTCACCTCCGTGGCCCTGCTGTCCCAGTCGGCCAACGCCGCCCCCGAGGCCGACGACAAGCCGAGTCTCGAGGAAGTCGAGAAGAAGGTCGACGACCTGTACCGCCAGGCCGAGTCGGCGACCGACAAGTACAACTCGGCCAAGGAGAAGACCACCAAGCAGCGCAAGCGCGTCGACACCCTCCTCGACGACGTCGCCAAGCGCACCCAGAAGCTCAACGAGGCACGGGAGGAACTCGGTTCCTTCGCCGCCGCCCAGTACCGCACCGGCGCCTCCGCCCCGGACACGGCGACGTTCCTGCTCGCGGACACCCCGCAGGACTACTTCGACCAGACCCAGCTGATGAACCGGATGACCGGCCGCCAGAAGGTCGCGGTCGACGACTACGTCACGCAGCAGTCCGAGACGATGAAGAAGCGCCAGGAGGCCACCGAGAGCCTCGAGACGCTCACCGAGACGCAGGGCGACCTGAAGACGGCCAAGGCCACCGTCCAGCGGAAGCTCGCCGACGCGCGCGAACTGCTGTCGAAGCTGACCGCCGAGGAGAAGGCGCGGCTCGCGGCGATCGAGAGGGAGAAGCAGCAGGAGGCCGCCCGCAAGGCCGACGAGCTGGCCCGGCAGCAGGCCGCGCAGCAGAAGGCGCAGGAGGAGGCCGCCCAGCAGCAGGACAGCGGTTCCGCGTCGGCGGGCTCCGGCTCGTCCTCCTCGACGGCCCCCGCCGACTCCTCGTACGCCACCAAGGCCGAGAAGGCGCTCGCCTTCGCCCGCGCCCAGATCGGCAAGCCGTACGTCTGGGGCGCCGTCGGCCCCGGCTCCTACGACTGCTCCGGCCTCACCCAGGCCGCCTGGAAGGCCGCGGGCGTCACCCTGCCGCGCACGACCTACGACCAGGTCAACGCCGGCACCACGGTCTCTCTGACCGACGCCCAGCCCGGTGACCTGGTCTTCTTCTACGACGACGTCACCCACGTCGGCATCTACATCGGCAACGGCATGATGATCCACGCCCCGAAGCCCGGCACCTACGTGCGCGAGGAGTCGATCTACTACGACGGCGAGTCGGCCATCCACAGCGTGGTGCGGCCGGCCTGA
- a CDS encoding membrane protein, translated as MPGPSPSTDWWAQRAPSAGAAVLATGTLSVGIDLAGYAVLSRVALGLACAAWLVLAADFTLRLLPAGTRGRAYARVPGLVDTMATAALITVAATAVLGAGFSAAGSQATAAALLVLAVLLWPVPLAIPAQDGERRRPGTVFARCTATQGLAVLGATLAAAESAAWLAHAALVLFWLGLVLYVLALARFDVRQVAEGRGDHWLAGGALAISALAGARLISADSAHLYLWNVDDRGILRHVTVVLLVLTLACCAVLLAAELLRPRPRTDIRRWATVFTWAKTAAAALAVAAALDVSWLDGLGEVLLWVAVAAWLGGTAWTAASARARVVPGRVRSRARR; from the coding sequence ATGCCGGGCCCCTCCCCCTCCACCGACTGGTGGGCGCAGCGTGCGCCGTCCGCCGGCGCTGCCGTGCTGGCGACCGGCACCCTGTCGGTCGGTATCGATCTGGCGGGGTACGCCGTCCTCTCCCGTGTCGCCCTCGGCCTGGCCTGCGCCGCCTGGCTGGTGCTCGCCGCGGACTTCACCCTGCGGCTGCTGCCGGCCGGCACGAGAGGGCGGGCGTACGCGCGGGTGCCGGGCCTCGTGGACACCATGGCGACGGCCGCTCTCATCACCGTGGCGGCGACGGCCGTCCTGGGCGCGGGCTTCTCGGCGGCCGGCTCGCAGGCTACGGCCGCGGCCCTGCTGGTGCTTGCCGTGCTGCTCTGGCCCGTGCCGCTGGCCATCCCCGCGCAGGACGGGGAGCGGCGCAGACCGGGGACGGTGTTCGCGCGCTGCACGGCCACGCAGGGGCTCGCCGTGCTCGGCGCCACGCTCGCCGCTGCCGAGTCGGCGGCCTGGCTCGCCCACGCGGCGCTGGTGCTGTTCTGGCTGGGGCTCGTGCTGTACGTCCTCGCCCTGGCCCGTTTCGACGTGCGGCAGGTGGCCGAGGGGCGCGGCGACCACTGGCTCGCGGGCGGGGCGCTCGCCATCTCGGCGCTGGCCGGGGCACGGCTGATCAGCGCCGACAGCGCGCACCTGTACCTGTGGAACGTCGACGACCGCGGCATCCTGCGCCATGTGACCGTCGTGCTGCTCGTGCTCACACTGGCCTGCTGCGCCGTCCTGCTCGCCGCCGAGCTCCTGCGGCCCCGGCCCCGCACCGACATCCGCCGCTGGGCGACCGTGTTCACCTGGGCCAAGACGGCGGCGGCGGCACTGGCCGTCGCCGCCGCCCTCGACGTCTCCTGGCTCGACGGCCTGGGAGAGGTACTGCTGTGGGTCGCGGTGGCCGCGTGGCTCGGGGGTACCGCCTGGACGGCCGCCTCGGCCCGGGCCCGCGTCGTGCCCGGCCGGGTCAGGTCCAGAGCACGGCGATGA
- a CDS encoding C40 family peptidase encodes MAAHRKPRQRSASGNKARTAATIALAGAATATGLDGTGHAEPELTPGQVKAKVDELYQEAEVATEKYNGAKEKAEAAGKRLKNLQDQAARKEERLNSAREALGSVAAAQYRGGGLDPALQLVLSDDPDRYLDNAEFVERAGNRQRADVSRVRRQLREIEQLRGAAHIELTSLRSRQTELRRHKKTITGKLGTARQLLSRLTAQERALIGDTRGTDRASRSSTGARDSLTAPGAGSSAQAPNSRAAAAVSYAYQKLGSPYVWGATGPNAFDCSGLIQAAYRSAGVSLPRTTYSQIDAGRRVARSELLPGDLVFFYAGISHVGIYVGNGRMIHAPNPSAPVRVAPLDEMPFTGATRVV; translated from the coding sequence GTGGCAGCGCACCGCAAGCCCCGCCAGCGCTCCGCGAGCGGCAACAAGGCCCGTACGGCCGCCACGATCGCCCTCGCGGGCGCGGCGACCGCGACGGGCCTCGACGGCACCGGACACGCCGAACCCGAGCTCACCCCCGGCCAGGTCAAGGCCAAGGTGGACGAGCTGTACCAGGAGGCGGAGGTCGCCACCGAGAAGTACAACGGCGCGAAGGAGAAGGCCGAGGCGGCCGGAAAGCGGCTGAAAAACCTCCAGGACCAGGCGGCACGCAAGGAGGAACGGCTCAACTCCGCCCGTGAGGCACTGGGTTCGGTCGCCGCCGCCCAGTACCGCGGGGGCGGCCTGGACCCCGCGCTCCAGCTCGTCCTGTCCGACGACCCCGACCGGTACCTCGACAACGCCGAGTTCGTCGAGCGGGCCGGCAACCGGCAGCGGGCCGATGTCTCGCGCGTACGCCGGCAGCTCCGGGAGATCGAGCAGCTGCGCGGGGCCGCCCACATCGAGCTGACCTCCCTGAGATCGCGGCAGACGGAGCTGAGACGGCACAAGAAGACGATCACCGGCAAGCTGGGCACCGCGCGTCAGCTGCTGTCCCGGCTGACCGCGCAGGAACGTGCCCTCATCGGCGACACGAGGGGCACGGACCGTGCCTCACGCTCCTCCACGGGTGCGCGTGACAGCCTGACCGCCCCCGGAGCCGGCAGCAGCGCGCAGGCGCCCAACTCCCGCGCGGCCGCCGCCGTGTCCTACGCCTACCAGAAGCTCGGCAGCCCCTACGTCTGGGGCGCGACCGGCCCGAACGCCTTCGACTGCTCGGGCCTCATCCAGGCCGCGTACCGCTCCGCGGGCGTCTCCCTGCCCCGCACGACGTACTCCCAGATCGACGCGGGCCGCCGCGTCGCCCGCTCCGAACTGCTCCCCGGGGACCTGGTGTTCTTCTACGCCGGCATCAGTCACGTCGGCATCTATGTCGGCAACGGCCGGATGATCCACGCCCCGAACCCCTCCGCCCCGGTCCGGGTCGCCCCGCTCGACGAGATGCCGTTCACGGGCGCCACCCGGGTGGTCTGA
- a CDS encoding LuxR C-terminal-related transcriptional regulator codes for MSDPTEANGTAGSAEAAGPAESDGGTGGRRVRVVLVDDHRMFRTGVQAEIGQTEQTGVEVVGEAADVDQAVTVITATRPEVVLLDVHLPGGGGVEVLRRCAALMGDAEQPVRFLALSVSDAAEDVIGVIRGGARGYVTKTITGTDLVDSIFRVQEGDAVFSPRLAGFVLDAFASTDAPPVDEDLDRLTQREREVLRLIARGYAYKEIAKQLFISVKTVESHVSAVLRKLQLSNRHELTRWATARRLV; via the coding sequence ATGAGCGACCCGACCGAGGCGAACGGTACGGCGGGATCGGCGGAGGCGGCCGGGCCCGCGGAGTCGGACGGCGGTACCGGCGGTCGCCGTGTGCGCGTGGTCCTCGTCGACGACCACCGCATGTTCCGTACGGGGGTCCAGGCCGAGATCGGGCAGACCGAGCAGACCGGTGTCGAGGTCGTCGGCGAGGCCGCGGACGTCGACCAGGCGGTCACGGTCATCACCGCGACCCGGCCCGAGGTGGTCCTCCTCGACGTGCACCTGCCCGGTGGCGGCGGTGTCGAAGTGCTCCGCCGCTGCGCCGCGTTGATGGGCGACGCCGAGCAGCCCGTCCGTTTCCTCGCGCTCTCCGTGTCGGACGCCGCTGAGGACGTGATCGGCGTGATCCGCGGCGGTGCCCGCGGGTACGTCACCAAGACGATCACCGGCACGGACCTCGTGGACTCCATCTTCCGTGTCCAGGAGGGCGACGCGGTCTTCTCCCCGCGGCTGGCCGGGTTCGTCCTCGACGCCTTCGCCTCCACGGACGCGCCGCCGGTCGACGAGGACCTGGACCGTCTTACCCAGCGCGAGCGCGAGGTGCTGCGGCTCATCGCCCGGGGATACGCGTACAAGGAGATCGCCAAGCAGCTGTTCATCTCCGTGAAGACGGTCGAGTCGCATGTCTCGGCGGTCCTCCGCAAGCTCCAGCTCTCCAACCGGCACGAGCTGACGCGCTGGGCGACGGCTCGCCGGTTGGTCTGA
- a CDS encoding ATP-binding protein, which yields MSEAAAAPVAGPRPPRKLYRSSDGRWLGGVARGLAGHLGLPVIWVRLVFVGLFMADGLGALLYAAFWFFVPLGVGGVEAQKPPSLVASETSPDGRRRLVARRPDKGQIVALLLMVVVALVFVGNVNLSGGARAYLWPAVLVGAGVALVWRQADNARRARWAEVGRRRRTVTLLRSVGGVLLVTAGVSGIFVMQGSAAHLGSVLQAALAVLVGITLLAGPYLVRMTQDLSEERLMRIRAQERAEVAAHVHDSVLHTLTLIQRNAENANEVRRLARAQERDLRTWLYKPEGTGKDEADEPTTLADAVRRNAAEVEDKHGVPIEVVVVGDCPLDERIGAQMQAAREAMVNAAKYGGEGGAVQVFAEVEGKTVFVSVRDRGPGFDLDSIPADRMGVRESIIGRMERNGGTARLRAVPDGGTEVELEMERAEKTS from the coding sequence ATGTCGGAAGCCGCAGCAGCGCCAGTCGCCGGACCGCGGCCGCCGCGCAAGCTCTACCGCAGCAGTGACGGACGCTGGCTGGGCGGGGTGGCGCGGGGGCTCGCCGGGCATCTCGGGCTGCCCGTGATCTGGGTGCGGCTCGTCTTCGTCGGCCTGTTCATGGCCGACGGCCTCGGTGCGCTGCTGTACGCCGCGTTCTGGTTCTTCGTCCCGCTCGGCGTCGGCGGAGTCGAGGCGCAGAAGCCGCCGTCGCTCGTCGCCTCGGAGACCTCGCCCGACGGCCGCCGCAGACTCGTCGCCCGCAGGCCCGACAAGGGCCAGATAGTGGCCCTGCTCCTCATGGTCGTCGTGGCCCTGGTGTTCGTGGGCAATGTGAACCTCAGCGGCGGGGCCAGGGCGTATCTCTGGCCGGCGGTGCTCGTCGGCGCGGGCGTCGCCCTGGTCTGGCGGCAGGCGGACAACGCCCGCCGGGCCCGCTGGGCCGAGGTCGGCCGCCGCCGGCGCACGGTCACGCTGCTGCGCTCGGTGGGCGGTGTGCTGCTGGTGACGGCCGGCGTCTCCGGCATCTTCGTCATGCAGGGCTCCGCCGCCCACCTCGGCTCCGTCCTTCAGGCGGCACTCGCGGTCCTCGTCGGGATAACGCTTCTGGCCGGGCCGTATCTCGTGCGCATGACGCAGGACCTCTCCGAGGAGCGCCTGATGCGCATCCGTGCCCAGGAGCGCGCGGAGGTCGCCGCGCATGTGCACGACTCGGTGCTGCACACCCTCACCCTGATCCAGCGCAACGCGGAGAACGCGAACGAGGTGCGCCGCCTCGCCCGGGCCCAGGAGCGTGACCTGCGCACCTGGCTGTACAAGCCCGAGGGCACCGGCAAGGACGAGGCCGACGAACCCACCACCCTCGCCGACGCCGTGCGGCGCAACGCGGCCGAGGTGGAGGACAAGCACGGCGTGCCCATCGAGGTCGTGGTCGTCGGCGACTGCCCGCTCGACGAGAGAATCGGCGCACAGATGCAGGCCGCGCGCGAAGCAATGGTGAACGCCGCCAAGTACGGTGGCGAGGGCGGAGCCGTACAGGTCTTCGCCGAGGTCGAGGGGAAGACGGTCTTCGTGTCCGTCCGGGACCGCGGCCCCGGCTTCGACCTCGACTCGATACCCGCCGACCGGATGGGTGTCAGAGAATCGATCATCGGCCGCATGGAGCGCAACGGCGGTACGGCGCGGCTGCGCGCGGTGCCGGACGGCGGCACGGAGGTCGAGCTGGAGATGGAGAGGGCGGAGAAGACGTCATGA
- a CDS encoding PspC domain-containing protein, giving the protein MTDHEHAATGPGPGSGPRPAPGAGPPDAAPPPAPGHADAGEQGGGTPGVADPAGEATPPGPPHRFRRDRRHKALAGVCAGLGRQCDMDPVIFRITLAVLSATGGIGLLFYAFAWLVVPYDDEDENEVRKLLTGRVDGQALTAVLFALVGCGVFLTMLNNGGVLTFAVVLSLLLAGSGYWSRQRGAPSPDPLAAQAAADAPPEPQAPPVPAAFPSWWRDPIVKDGTHIGGTGYLWGPRDSRDLDVAAAINISLGVQPRDREDTPAPHTRPPKPHGPRWIGGWVFLLALLAGALGTSLTWDRHPLGTSLQTGLACALAVLGLGMAVSAFLGRTGAGSILLAIITAGLLAGSAALPKDIGTQWTRTTWQPTAVADVHRKYDLGTGVGTLDLTRVDIGRNQTVTTRADVGVGRVKVLVPEDVTVRLSVDVGIGDLQLPGDDEKDVDVKPGQHKEMTLSPAQGVKKSGTIDLDLQVGMGQAEVARAAS; this is encoded by the coding sequence ATGACCGATCACGAGCACGCCGCGACGGGTCCGGGACCCGGCTCCGGCCCGCGCCCCGCACCGGGCGCCGGGCCGCCGGATGCCGCGCCCCCGCCCGCGCCCGGGCACGCGGACGCGGGAGAACAGGGAGGAGGCACGCCCGGCGTGGCCGACCCGGCCGGGGAAGCCACCCCGCCCGGACCGCCGCACAGGTTCCGGCGCGACCGCCGCCACAAGGCCCTGGCCGGCGTCTGCGCCGGGCTCGGGCGGCAGTGCGACATGGACCCGGTCATCTTCCGGATCACCCTCGCGGTGCTCTCCGCCACCGGCGGCATCGGCCTCCTCTTCTACGCGTTCGCCTGGCTCGTCGTCCCGTACGACGACGAGGACGAGAACGAGGTGCGCAAGCTGCTGACCGGCCGCGTCGACGGCCAGGCCCTGACGGCGGTGCTGTTCGCGCTGGTCGGCTGCGGAGTGTTCCTGACCATGCTGAACAACGGCGGGGTGCTGACCTTCGCCGTCGTCCTCTCCCTCCTCCTCGCGGGCTCCGGTTACTGGTCACGCCAGCGCGGCGCCCCCAGCCCCGACCCGCTGGCCGCCCAGGCGGCCGCCGACGCCCCGCCGGAACCGCAGGCGCCGCCCGTGCCCGCCGCCTTCCCCTCCTGGTGGCGCGACCCCATCGTCAAGGACGGCACCCACATCGGCGGCACGGGTTACCTCTGGGGTCCGCGCGACTCCCGCGACCTGGACGTCGCGGCCGCCATCAACATCAGCCTCGGCGTCCAGCCCCGCGACCGCGAGGACACACCAGCGCCGCACACCCGGCCGCCCAAGCCGCACGGTCCTCGCTGGATCGGCGGCTGGGTCTTCCTGCTGGCGCTGCTCGCGGGCGCCCTGGGGACGAGCCTGACCTGGGACCGGCACCCGCTCGGCACGAGTCTCCAGACCGGCCTGGCCTGCGCGCTCGCCGTTCTGGGCCTGGGCATGGCGGTCAGCGCCTTCCTGGGGCGGACCGGTGCCGGCTCGATCCTCCTGGCGATCATCACGGCCGGCCTGCTCGCCGGTTCGGCGGCGCTGCCCAAGGACATCGGCACGCAGTGGACCCGCACGACCTGGCAGCCCACCGCGGTGGCGGACGTACACCGGAAGTACGACCTGGGCACGGGCGTCGGCACCCTGGACCTGACCCGGGTGGACATAGGCCGGAACCAGACCGTCACGACCCGCGCCGACGTCGGCGTGGGCCGGGTGAAGGTGCTCGTGCCCGAGGACGTGACCGTGCGGTTGAGCGTCGACGTGGGGATCGGAGACCTCCAGCTGCCGGGTGACGACGAGAAAGACGTGGACGTGAAACCGGGACAGCACAAGGAGATGACCCTTTCCCCCGCCCAGGGCGTCAAGAAGTCGGGCACCATCGACCTGGATCTCCAGGTCGGCATGGGACAGGCGGAGGTGGCCCGTGCTGCGTCATGA
- a CDS encoding DoxX family membrane protein: MTHSMRTDTHTPHFGSGGDWRDTAVRYALLPLRVFLGVTFIYAGLDKMTDSAFMKDAGAGSIGDMMRAVRDSSAIPALVDLSLKSPVGFGYAIAFGELAVGIGTLLGLLARLAALGGALISLSLWLTVSWASDPYYYGNDLAYLMAWIPLVLAGAPLLSVDAALRSRRRQRTAGYR, translated from the coding sequence ATGACTCACAGTATGAGAACGGACACGCACACCCCCCACTTCGGCAGCGGAGGAGACTGGCGGGACACCGCCGTCCGCTACGCCCTCCTTCCCCTGCGGGTCTTCCTCGGCGTCACCTTCATCTACGCCGGCCTGGACAAAATGACCGACAGCGCCTTCATGAAGGACGCCGGTGCCGGCTCGATCGGCGACATGATGCGCGCCGTCCGCGATTCCTCCGCCATCCCCGCCCTGGTCGACCTCTCTCTGAAGAGCCCTGTCGGGTTCGGCTACGCCATCGCCTTCGGCGAGTTGGCCGTCGGCATCGGCACCCTGCTCGGCCTCCTCGCCCGGCTGGCCGCACTCGGCGGGGCGCTGATCTCCCTCAGCCTGTGGCTGACCGTGAGCTGGGCCTCCGACCCGTACTACTACGGCAACGACCTCGCCTACCTCATGGCCTGGATCCCCCTCGTGCTCGCGGGCGCTCCCCTGCTCTCCGTGGACGCCGCCCTGCGGTCCCGGCGACGGCAGAGGACGGCGGGTTACCGGTAG
- a CDS encoding DUF4429 domain-containing protein, with amino-acid sequence MAEIIQRDGTWAFDGSTVRITPGLHRSVPLFRQTYGEVSVPLEAVWGVVLEPERRRGRLRLRLREGADPLLQATGGRLPDAADPYRLAVDADRTGVAEYVAEEIRRALLLDQVPRGPAKAYLLPGPPVPVSVRSSDGTVSFDGTRVRIDWADTSERVKRATGPRIIDLRDLVQVEWLPNSGHEDGFLRFVTRETVLSKLPPEKDPYALDLWGSARRDLLTALVATAVTARLPHPSTRTVAGNQAAGAPGPRPASALPPAADHHDVLLRRLREWGELHRDGVLTDEEFARTKAVVLRGF; translated from the coding sequence ATGGCCGAGATCATCCAGCGTGACGGGACCTGGGCCTTCGACGGCAGCACGGTCCGGATCACGCCCGGTCTGCACCGCTCCGTGCCGCTGTTCCGGCAGACGTACGGAGAGGTCTCCGTGCCGCTGGAGGCGGTCTGGGGTGTCGTCCTCGAACCGGAACGCAGGCGCGGACGGCTCCGGTTGCGGCTGCGGGAGGGCGCCGACCCGCTGCTCCAGGCGACCGGCGGGCGGCTGCCGGACGCGGCCGATCCGTACCGGCTGGCGGTGGACGCCGACCGGACGGGGGTCGCCGAGTACGTCGCCGAGGAGATCCGCCGCGCGCTGCTCCTCGACCAGGTCCCGAGGGGGCCGGCGAAGGCGTATCTGCTGCCCGGGCCGCCGGTTCCGGTCTCGGTGCGCTCGTCCGACGGGACGGTCTCCTTCGACGGGACCCGGGTCCGGATCGACTGGGCCGACACCTCCGAGCGGGTCAAACGCGCCACCGGCCCGCGCATCATCGACCTGCGAGACCTGGTGCAGGTCGAGTGGCTGCCGAACTCCGGCCACGAGGACGGCTTTCTGCGTTTCGTGACCCGCGAGACGGTGCTCTCGAAACTGCCGCCGGAGAAGGATCCGTACGCCCTGGACCTGTGGGGCAGCGCCCGCCGAGACCTGCTGACCGCGCTCGTCGCGACGGCGGTCACCGCCCGGCTGCCGCACCCGTCCACCCGCACCGTGGCGGGGAACCAGGCGGCCGGCGCGCCGGGACCCCGCCCGGCCTCCGCCCTACCGCCCGCGGCCGACCACCACGACGTACTGCTGCGCCGCCTCCGCGAGTGGGGCGAGCTGCACCGGGACGGTGTGCTCACCGACGAGGAGTTCGCCAGGACGAAGGCCGTGGTGCTCCGCGGCTTCTGA